The sequence below is a genomic window from Andrena cerasifolii isolate SP2316 chromosome 6, iyAndCera1_principal, whole genome shotgun sequence.
CATTGTcaagttatttttattaatcttcttttctttttctttctccgaGAAGCTTAAAGATTAGCAGGTACGATTAGGAATCCAATAGTAATTCATATTTACACGAACGATGTAAATAACTCAGTCCATTGTCTCTTTTCGCATTGGCATGTTCATGATAATCAAACGATGCATTTAGTTACATAAGGAAGATTACATCTTAGGGGCAAATTTTCCAGAGAATTGTCAAGCTTAATGTTACGCGAATAATCATTGTCTGTTTCTAAAAGGAAACGTTTATGTGGAAGACACTCGTGCTCTCGTAATAATATCGGGAACAGGCAGTTGCTGTAAGGAATGTTTCGAATTTGGACGAGACTTACGGCTTTGGATTGAAAGTTTTGCCTAAGATTCCTTAATCGAATCCATTAGGATTGTCTCGATCGGGCGCGCATAGAGGATACTGAACAAACTTGTAATTGTATATCAAAGCTAATAATGGATGGTATAtcctgtaaatatttttttacgtgaAATTGTAGTAACAGGTCATAAAAtctatttacattacatttcTATGTACTGGATATATATCCCCATTTGATGAGAATTTATATCTTTCATTACTTATACATAGCGGGTATATGTTCAGTAAAGAAGGGAAAAGAACGGAATATCAAACGAGTTGCCTATAAATACTTCAAACTAAGATAACGCTAATGACTTTTTAATTGAGAGAGATACGCCGCGGGGTGTACCTTGATGATCGTTTTCGACAGTTTCCGTGATTAACTTACAGAATGATTTTCTGTTCAACCAAATGTCGATGGAACGACAGAAATGTATATGGCAAGTGCACATGTGCGAATGTGTGTATATAGGTGAATATATATATGCGTatactacaaattttattatgtaAGATGTAGCTATTATGTAAAATGTTTTTGGGGACAAAATACAGTGACATATTTTGGCAAAAGTTTCTTCTTTGTCGTTACGAAGCTGGTAGCGTACAAGGATCTGCATTAGCATTCAAAATAATGTACAGCATTCTTTGAGTGTATGTACAAacgatttaataaaataatatatatacttttctttattttaaggaTTGTACCAGTCGAGAAACAGTAGAGAGAACGACATAACCAGCAGAAAGAAAAGTGTCCACACTCTCAGTCCCGCTTTCCGTTGAATGGCTTGCCTAATTTGTTCATTGGCATCTTTCACGTTTTCCGTCGACCCAACAACTGTCGTCATCAAACGATCTAGATCTTTGTCCTGGTCTAAGACCTTTTCTGTTAATATTTCTTGAAGTTCAGCTATGTGCACCACCTTGCTTTCGATCTGCTTCACCTCCTCTACGATCGTGTTCAGCTCGTTGTACAACTGTTCGTTCTCTGCTTGGAACAGCTGAATGTCTTCGGGCGACATTTCCTCTTCGTACATCAACGTATTAACATCTCCATTTATCTCCTGTATCTTCATTGGACTAGAATCATTGGAAGTGGACTTATTCTCTTTGTCTTCCGCTTTCTCGCCAGCATTCAAGTTAGATTTCTTAATCTCATCTTTCAACCGTCTAGCAGGCTTAGATTCTAACTCCAACTTGGCAATCTTTCTAATCTCCATTGCCCTCTTCACGCGCATTGCCTTCTGTTCGGAATAAATCTTGCATACGTTCTTCAGATAATCCTCAATTAAAAGCAACATAATTTCCCTGTGCTCTAGATTCTGCGGAGAGACTTTAGAATCTGCTATCTCTCTACGTAACTCTTTGATCAGCTGAGAACAGGTGCTCATTATTTTCTGTGCCCCGACATCTATTTCGTCTCTATCGGCGTCCCTCATGCTCGGCACATTGGGCAAATAGTTTGAGAAGTTTAGGTACGCCTTGCGGTTCTCTAATAGGAATTCACGCAGCTTTGAAATCTGCGCGACTACGCCTCGAGCTTTTATGGAGAATGGACTTTTGTTCCTTGACTTCTTTACATTCTGCGTAGGGCTCGCAAGTCCGAGATCCTTGATACGAAGACTTATCGTCTTCACGCTGGCTTTAAATAGCAGAGTGACGTCCATTGTCGATTCTTGTCCGAATTAACTTCTCTGTATAGCAATCGGCATACTAGCGGAGTCTTAAAGCTTCTTATTGGTAATGCAGCCAGTTGCGAGCGTCTCAAACGAAATGGTAAAATGCAACATGGAATGGacgtataaaaaatatgtttcctcTAACAGAAATTATCAATGGTGTTTTATAATGTCAGTCGTGTTGTATTATGATGCATCCCAGCGTGTATTTAACCTGAAAATACACTGCTTAGAAATATACCATCAAAGTTTCACCGTTTTAAGAGTCGAATGGAGTGAAATAAGAATCCTACCATTGTTAGAACAAGAAATTAAAACAGACATATGTATAACGTCACAACAGATTTTTCTGTGCGATTCATCTGTTACAACTTGTGCGACGGGTTAACTCCCACAGTGGTAATGTTATAACGAAACGAACTAAATGTGCTGCGTCACTTTCAGAATAACgattaatattatacataaaagtaATTTCTTATGTGGAATATAATCGTCGATTTGCATCTATAAATGGTCCTCTGCCATTTCTCCGCGGTCCTCGATACTTCACGTGTGACGGAATATGCGCAAATTGATGATAAACGCAGGACGGATAAACTGCAAGGagttacattttttaaacatgaAATATGCAGAGGATGACATATTCAAAATCAAATAAGTTCGGAAAGGAATAATTgtagtttattttgaaagagaCATAATGCATTGTTCTCATGAAGCCTAATTGGCGATATTATAGTATTTTGAGAGAAATGTTGCGTAATATTGGAAttgctttaatttctataaacttccatttatttttaataaatgggAGGGGGGAATGAACGAAAGTACTGTGCAGAGTTGGAAAGGTGATTAGCGGAAGGAATCTGATACGACTGGTTATATCCAGTTATATCCCGAAAGTCCCCGAAGCATTGCCTGTTAATTATTCGCTGACGTGAAAGCATCGAGGAATTTTGAATTCGCGCGTGATTGCAGTTCTTAAGAACCGATTTTCAACGAAATATGTtgcaattttctgaattttcatgaGGATTCTCAGTGCGaatctagtgatcctctagggagtgatcggaacaacgtgtatcgtcgctgatgggttgccgcgattttggagcaaaagcggaagtatacagagaaagaaactgtaaaaaagaaagagacagaaatactgacggaaagagatagatatgtttatttccggttttgctccaagatggctgcggttataccgatcactccctaaagGATCACTACGCGAAACTAGAGCATtcaagaggtgagtatgcgtatccgccatattggatcctCCGGAGACAGAagattattttattacatttaagtatatatttggtttataaagcgaatttgactcaaaaaggcgggtactcaataatcttctctcttcaGAGGACCTAATAtagcggatgcgcatactcatcTCTTCAGTGCTCTAGCGAAACAGTACGACAGCGTCATCTGTGAGCGAACctgcaattaattattaaagggAATACTGTGTAATAATATCAGGAAAGACAATATGTTGGTCCAACATCAATCTGACGTGGACGAACTGTTCGAcgtgaaaaataactttttcatCGGCAATTATCAACAATGCATCAACGAAGCACAGAAACTCAAGGTTTATGTCTCTctagaatatttattacaaGCATCAGCTGTATCAATTATGATATACTAACTGTAAGGTATTCCCTTACCATCATAGCCATCTTCGCCAGAGTTGACAATGGAAAGGGACGCCTACCTGTACCGCGCGTACATAGCGCAGCGGAAGTTCCGTGTTGCATTGGATGAAATTAATGGTTCATCACCATCGGAGCTGCAGCCGCTTAAAATGTTGGCGGACTACTTCGCCAATCCTAACCGTAGAGAAGCGATAGTAACAGATTTACAGCAGTCAGCGAATCGTGGCAATCAGGATAATCCAAACTTCCTCATCGCCGCTGCGACTATTTACTGCCACGAGAACAATCTAGAGGCGGCCCTTACGCTGCTTAATAACGCGAATCATTTAGAATGCTTAGCGTTGAAGTTAACTATATATCTGAAAATGCATCGAGTAGACCTCGCGAAGAAGGTATTGAAACAGATGCAGGAAAGGGACGACGATGCCACTTTGACGCAGCTAGCACAAGCGTGGATAAACACGAGTGCTGGAGCGGATAAGTTACAGGACGTCTACTACATATTTCAGGTATAAAGTAACATTTACTGCTGGAAGTAACGGGTCTTTGAGGATCTTTTAACGATATCGGttgcattatattattttaggaaATGATAGATAAATATTCGCTCACGAGCATGATGCTAAATGGGCAAGCTACTTGCTTCATTGGTCAGGGTAAATACGAAGAAGCCGAAAGGGTTTTACAGGAATCCCTGGAGAAAGACAGCAACAATCCAGTCACTTTGATTAACATGGTCGTCCTTTCGCAACACCTGGGGAAGCCCAGCGAAGTTTCCAATCGCTACTTAAGTCAGTTAAAGGAGTCGCACGCGGACCATCCATTCGTTAAAGAGTATTCCCAGAAAGCAATGGAATTCCAGAGGCTCGTGAAACAGTTTTCGTGCACCTGAACGTGTTACACTGAATCACAGCATTTATAAATCCCTTGAAACACGAGGATCAAatgttattgtaataatataaattttaaatataaagcaCTTTGCAAAATGTGGAGTGTTCTCGTAGCATATATACTTATCTTTATTCTTTTCAGAACAATgctacactagggtggctcttatttactcttggtaaatttttttttaaaaaaaaaatccgtgtaaagtttgagctcgatcggataacgggaaatggtgcccctgggcccttaaacatttaaatcattatttaacagctcgcgaagtcgattttatataatattctccaaattattgattaaataaacaaatacgtcaaacaaaagttgtagatccggacaaggagtatcttttatgttctattactttttctcgtgcgacaaaataaaaaaagaaacttttcctcaaatattgaaagtttaaatgcttctagaacacttttatttatgaaggcgaacaaaaaaatgcaatttttattttcgaggactattttttaaacatttaagggggagcataaaccgaaatatgcgaaaaagatcaCCCTtttccgttatccgatcgagctcaaactttgcacggattttttttttaattatttggaactattctggagggtacaccgaagaaaattcaaaagtcgaaaataagagccaccctaatgctaCACGCATGttgttttatataaaataggataaaaatataaaacttcgatttttattgCGTTATGAAGCGCGGAGCCAGTGGAGCAATGGGGTTTAGCCCGGAGCAGGTGCGGAGCCGGAGCACGGAAATCTTCCACTGttccagattttttttattatttgaatttccttttttttataaaagcagatgagtgaaacttttttaaatactaattctcaatttttcatcattgatAAAATACTACATGCAAACGTTTTTCTCGGAGCATGAAGCGGAGCTGGAGCAAATATTCTTATATCGGAGCAgagcaattaaaaaattgatctgctccaatcccctggTTACATGCTCCCAGTAGGAGGAGTGAGGGAAGCAGTGCAGCGCCTGCTCATGCGCAGTGCGATTAAACGAACATTCATTTGCATCGTCCACTTCGCTGCTGTTCGCTGCGGCGCGACACGTAGGACTTATATCGCTATGTCGGTACGGTAACGAACATATCTAAATGATTTCTCTTctcgaaatcgatattatacacGTGGGTTTCAGTTTCTGACAAGTTGTTTTAATTGTGCAGGGACGATAGGCATATTTTCCAATGGCTCCCCCGGTAAGTCCCGACCCGATCCCCGTGCCTCGCCATCTAACGTCGTGTTTTGTAAATGTCTAGTGTCAAGCCGAGAAACGTCTATTACGTCGGGGaagaattcgaaaatttaaacggaCGAGTTTAGTAGTTAGCCGGAATGCGTTAAAACTGTGACAAGGAACCCCGTGCGAACCCCAAGGACGCGGCTGCCGTGGGGAATAGTAGCCGTTATCGAGGACCGGGAGGATCGTGTCCACTGGCTCCTGGCGGGAGATACAATCGCGTCGAGCACAATTTTAAAACCGTCGCACCGTCGCTCCTCTGGTAATGTAATTGGAGAACTGGAAACGGAACGGGGCATTTTCCACACTCGCGGAATATCGTATTAGATCGAACGTGGATCATCGCAACATGGCGACACGAGATAGGTACACGATTCACTTTGCATTGCGCTCTTTGAAATAACGATGAATCCGATGTTTGGCCGTGCATCCTGCCCCGCGTTGCTTTCCGTCGCCGCCGACGGTCGCCGATCCCTGCGGTTTTTCGATTCTTTGGCCGCCGATGTTTCGGGCGTTATTCAGTCGACAGGTAGTTTTTTTTCTCGTGCAGTACTCTTTCGAATGTAACTGGCTGACGCCGTGCGTGGTACCCAAGATCATGTTCCGCAGACAATTTGGAGTCCCTTGTTGTGATCGAACGTAACCTAACATATAGAACAGTACCCTGTACCCACAATTTGGGGATCCGCCGATCCATAGAATCGTTAACGGGATTCTGAAGCTTTGCTATGATTTCAGGAACGCACTTTGTAAATCGTAAAGCCGCACGTCACTTGGAGAGTTTGGGAACCGGCAGCTCCGGTAACGGGAGCACAAGTTGCTAGCGAAAGTGTTACTCGCCGTGGGCATTACGTGGCATTCGATGAGATATAATCAGAGATACAAGGTCATAAGTATTGGAGATAATTGAGAGTTCGGAAGGAACAGGATGCATTGAAAAGAGAGGAGATACACGGTTTATATTTAATTCTCTGGAAACTTATCGCTTTATAtgttatttatttagtaattaaaaGGGAGAAACATCGAAGCTATGTTGATCGAATATATAAGATGAATTGCGTTCTTCCCTGTCGCTCGTAAAcgttaagaaaataaatttatatgcgCACGGAAGAGAAGCGTAACGGGGGACGGGCACTTGAATATGTTAATGGTAGATGCAGAGTTATCTATGGATTCATTTTATTTAGTACTTTGAGTGTAGCACGGATTAGCGTAAATGATATttggtatattatatatatatatcgtagtAGTCAGCTCCattaaagaatataaagttTCTTCTAGATTTAAGAAGTATCTTTTGTAGCATTTTGTACGTTCATTTTGACTATGTATCATACTATGTATCCACCGCAAATAATGGTGCAGATAATGGGTGGCCAACAGGCAAATGGACAGTGTCCGCCAGTTCAAACACATGCAATGCATATTCATGGTACAAGTGCGTTCCATCAGGCCGAGTACGCGAAATATCGCCCAGATGCTTGCGCGCAGAGCAGACATCAAATGATACAGGTATAGCTTTCGCATTTGACTAGCAGCGCTTCGCTCTTGCCGGTGAAATCTTCTCGAGTACAAGCAGTATTCTTGCAGACAGGATCTTATCCATTGGAGTTACTGCAATTGATGGGCGTCGAAGTACCTCCTCTACGGCGTATAGAGTACATGCAGTCGAATAATGGCACGCCTTCAGGAAACTGGCCGAGACGCGTGAACACATCGAACAATACCCCTGTTATACCATCTCctcattttgctttcagaccAAACAATAATGGTCTGGTGAAAAAGTCAAATTGGTATAGCAAAGTCGGCAAAAGACCACCGTATCGAGACTCGTTCGGGAGTAACGAGAATTATGGTAGCGACAGTGGTTTCAGCTCTCGTTCTCCGACGCCGAACAAACACCAAATCGATAGTAGCCAAACGGAAAGCTCGGACGAACGAGATTCCGTAATTTCTTCTGTAGAGCAGAGCATGAAGTAGGTATCGTTGATTTAGAAAGGGAAGACGAGCTGTTGTAAAGGAGCCCAGTAATGTATctcttaaatattttaaatcagGAGACTGTTTTGTTGTAGGAAATCACATAAAGTACATTCGAATAACGTTGCGAATAATGGAGTAATGCAATACAGCGTGATTTCGAATACTTCTGCGCAGCAGTTTTATCAAAATCAAAGACACGTTAATTGTTACCCCACTGCGATGTCAACGCCTAGGTCCCAAGTACAAAATTACCAGAATAAGAGAAGATATCAGTCAGGTATATTTAAGTCTGTGGTAACGAATTGATTTGTTCGCTAGTCCTGAAATTAAATCCGTAATTTTAGGAAGAAATAGTCCGCCTCCTCAAAGACTGCAACGGAGTAAAAAGTATATGGGATTATTGCCACCAAATTATAGTACATTTCGTAGGTATGAGATCGCTCCGGATAGATTCCTTGCTAGATCTCATTTAGTCGAAGTAACTCGTACGCCAGACGATCTGCTCAGC
It includes:
- the Syx18 gene encoding syntaxin 18; its protein translation is MDVTLLFKASVKTISLRIKDLGLASPTQNVKKSRNKSPFSIKARGVVAQISKLREFLLENRKAYLNFSNYLPNVPSMRDADRDEIDVGAQKIMSTCSQLIKELRREIADSKVSPQNLEHREIMLLLIEDYLKNVCKIYSEQKAMRVKRAMEIRKIAKLELESKPARRLKDEIKKSNLNAGEKAEDKENKSTSNDSSPMKIQEINGDVNTLMYEEEMSPEDIQLFQAENEQLYNELNTIVEEVKQIESKVVHIAELQEILTEKVLDQDKDLDRLMTTVVGSTENVKDANEQIRQAIQRKAGLRVWTLFFLLVMSFSLLFLDWYNP
- the Epsiloncop gene encoding coatomer subunit epsilon, whose product is MLVQHQSDVDELFDVKNNFFIGNYQQCINEAQKLKPSSPELTMERDAYLYRAYIAQRKFRVALDEINGSSPSELQPLKMLADYFANPNRREAIVTDLQQSANRGNQDNPNFLIAAATIYCHENNLEAALTLLNNANHLECLALKLTIYLKMHRVDLAKKVLKQMQERDDDATLTQLAQAWINTSAGADKLQDVYYIFQEMIDKYSLTSMMLNGQATCFIGQGKYEEAERVLQESLEKDSNNPVTLINMVVLSQHLGKPSEVSNRYLSQLKESHADHPFVKEYSQKAMEFQRLVKQFSCT